One part of the Quercus lobata isolate SW786 chromosome 7, ValleyOak3.0 Primary Assembly, whole genome shotgun sequence genome encodes these proteins:
- the LOC115953840 gene encoding putative HVA22-like protein g isoform X1, which yields MLGDFITRCLVLILGYAYPALECYKTMEKNRVDIEELRFWCQYWIIVAMLTILERIGDIFISWVPMYGELKLALFIYLWYPKTKGSGYVYETVLRPFVSKREPDIDRKMQEWRLRAWDLAIFYYQNCSELGQSAFFQVVEYLMGQSARFKHSRTEKKGDNNNSSTQHPPPNVPTFDGTANGNGEKWPPIPSAPPLPGTTINRNVAEPPKSNLIQVLLHQQKQRDQQLEPGRATSPTSPRQHQAGLKFRRSKPHN from the exons ATGCTGGGAGATTTCATAACCAGATGTCTTGT GCTGATTCTGGGGTATGCATATCCTGCATTGGAGTGTTACAAAACGATGGAGAAGAACAGGGTCGATATTGAAGAACTCCGGTTTTGGTGTCAATATTG GATCATTGTGGCTATGCTCACAATTCTTGAGAGGATTGGGGATATATTCATTTCATG GGTGCCCATGTATGGTGAGCTGAAGCTGGCACTCTTTATCTATCTATGGTATCCCAAAACCAAG GGAAGCGGCTATGTCTATGAAACCGTGTTGCGGCCTTTCGTGTCTAAGCGCGAACCAGACATTGACAGGAAGATGCAGGAGTGGAGGTTAAGGGCCTGGGATTTGGCCATTTTCTATTATCAAAACTGCTCCGAATTAGGACAGTCAGCATTCTTCCAAGTCGTTGAGTACTTGATGGGTCAGTCTGCAAGGTTCAAACACTCTCGCACAGAG AAAAAGGGCGATAACAATAATTCAAGCACACAACATCCACCCCCAAATGTGCCAACATTCGATGGCACAGCCAACGGCAATGGCGAGAAGTGGCCTCCGATCCCAAGTGCCCCGCCATTGCCTGGCACCACAATAAACCGCAACGTGGCCGAGCCACCGAAATCCAACCTGATACAAGTCCTCCTCCACCAACAAAAGCAAAGAGATCAACAATTGGAGCCCGGCCGTGCCACCTCCCCTACTAGCCCAAGGCAACACCAAGCTGGCCTAAAGTTTAGGCGCTCAAAACCACAcaattga
- the LOC115953839 gene encoding zinc finger HIT domain-containing protein 3 isoform X1: MGPRKCEVCNEALSKYKCPSCLVPYCSLVCFKKHKEIPCAKPVSSEGKPRISGLPLMSQVTGDLSPVLESLVERPLTAEQPGDVLQKLQLEAIASSSEIRDALKDGNLQKLIYNIDGSPDAENELDKAMGVEVFRTFTEKILSAASASSQL; the protein is encoded by the exons ATGGGTCCTCGAAAGTGTGAAGTCTGCAATGAAGCCCTTTCTAAGTACAAGTGTCCCTCATGTCTTGTTCCTTA TTGTTCCCTTGTCTGTTTCAAGAAACACAAAG AAATCCCTTGTGCTAAGCCAGTATCATCTGAGGGAAAACCAA GGATTTCAGGCTTACCTCTGATGAGCCAAGTAACAGGGGATCTCT CTCCTGTTCTGGAATCACTTGTAGAGAGACCATTGACTGCTGAACAACCCGGGGATGTGCTGCAAAAGTTGCAACTAGAGGCTAtag CTTCTTCCAGTGAAATTCGAGATGCTTTGAAGGATGGAAACCTCCAGAAACTCATCTACAATATTGATGGTTCCCCAGATGCAGAGAAT GAACTTGATAAAGCTATGGGAGTGGAGGTGTTTCGCACATTCACTGAAAAG ATTCTATCTGCTGCAAGTGCAAGCAGTCAATTGTAA
- the LOC115953809 gene encoding transcription factor E2FA, with protein MSGGARAPNRPAPPPPTVASQILPPPPPMKRNLAALASTKPPFVPPDDYHRFSSVAADREAEALVVRSPLLKRKNGTDDNEVQSIDWTNSPGYTSVVNSPLKTPVSAKGGRIYNRSKGTKGNRSGPQTPVSNAGSPSPLTPGSCRYDSSLGLLTKKFINLLKQAEDGNLDLNKAAETLEVQKRRIYDITNVLEGIGLIEKKLKNRIHWKGLDALRPGEVEDDASALQAEVENLTMQERTLDDQIREMQERLRDLSEDENKKKWLFVTKEDIKGLPCLQNETLLAIKAPHGTTLEVPDPDEAVDYPQRRYRVILRSAMGPIDVYLVSQFEEKFEEMNSVEPPVSFPMVSSSGSNDNPAIDEVVNANSTMKEVMPQAQHSHQMCSDLNASQEFAGGMMKIVPSDVDNDADYWLLSDAEVSITDMWKTDAGIEWSGMDMLHPDFGIPDVSTPRSQTPLSGMAEVPSTAFDSTRR; from the exons ATGTCCGGCGGCGCTCGAGCTCCGAACCGCCCTGCGCCGCCTCCGCCGACCGTCGCGTCACAGATCCTCCCTCCGCCGCCGCCGATGAAGCGGAACCTCGCCGCGCTCGCCTCCACCAAGCCGCCGTTCGTCCCTCCCGACGATTACCACCGCTTCTCCTCCGTCGCCGCCGATCGTGAAGCCGAAGCTCTTGTGGTTAGATCTCCC CTATTAAAGCGGAAGAATGGAACAGATGACAATGAAGTTCAGTCTATTGACTGGACTAACAGTCCTGGATACACTAGTGTAgtaaacagccccctcaagacACCTGTGTCTGCAAAAGGGGGAAGGATATACAACAGGTCAAAGGGTACAAAGGGCAACAGATCTGGGCCTCAGACACCTGTGTCAAATGCTG GTTCCCCATCTCCTCTTACTCCCGGCAGTTGTCGTTATGACAGTTCCCTAG GATTGTTGACAAAAAAGTTCATCAATTTGCTCAAGCAAGCGGAGGATGGTAATCTTGACCTAAACAAAGCGGCAGAAACTTTGGAG GTGCAAAAGAGGCGAATATATGACATAACAAATGTCTTGGAAGGCATTGGACTCATTGAAAAGAAACTCAAGAACAGAATACATTGGAA GGGATTAGATGCTTTAAGGCCAGGGGAGGTTGAAGATGACGCCTCTGCACTACAG GCagaagttgaaaaccttaccATGCAAGAGCGAACATTAGATGATCAGATAAG GGAAATGCAGGAAAGATTGAGGGATTTGAGTGAAgatgaaaacaagaaaaa GTGGCTTTTTGTAACCAAAGAAGATATTAAGGGCTTACCCTGCCTCCAG AACGAAACCCTGTTAGCAATTAAAGCTCCACATGGAACCACACTGGAAGTCCCAGATCCAGATGAG GCTGTTGACTATCCACAGAGAAGATATAGGGTTATTCTTAGAAGTGCAATGGGCCCTATCGATGTCTACCTTGTCAG TCAATTTGAGGAGAAGTTTGAGGAGATGAATAGTGTTGAGCCACCTGTGAGCTTCCCAATGGTTTCAAGCTCAGGGTCTAATGATAACCCAGCCATTGACGAAGTGGTCAATGCCAATAGCACCATGAAGGAAGTTATGCCTCAGGCACAACACAGTCATCAAATGTGCTCTGATCTTAATGCTTCACAGGAGTTTGCTGGGGGCATGATGAAAATTGTTCCCTCAGATGTTGAT AATGATGCAGATTACTGGCTTCTGTCAGATGCTGAAGTTAGCATAACAGATATGTGGAAAACAGATG CCGGTATTGAATGGAGTGGGATGGATATGCTTCACCCTGACTTTGGGATACCTGATGTTAGTACTCCAAGGTCACAAACTCCATTATCTGGAATGGCTGAAGTGCCATCTACAGCTTTTGACTCTACCCGAAGATGA
- the LOC115953841 gene encoding uncharacterized protein LOC115953841 isoform X2: MDDPAATNSDPPQPSPPQQTQSKLSSTRRRRHSIATSVVVPTRLSFSAAAAAATTTKPLQSFNTFPHHQNGTVSRPPPLDYDEILSLKCSPPETYTSLKDILPVSAAVSSPTTASAAAVSSGYEISIRNRLVKQAAWAYLQPMSSSPGSSGPHFLHRLWLSFLSFFKRHVVPGFSYLLHQLGVALG; encoded by the exons ATGGACGACCCCGCCGCCACAAATTCAGACCCACCGCAGCCCTCGCCGCCGCAACAAACTCAATCGAAACTATCATCAACTCGCCGCCGCAGGCACTCGATCGCCACCTCCGTAGTTGTCCCCACAAGACTCTCCTTctccgccgccgccgccgccgcaaCAACGACGAAACCGCTCCAAAGCTTCAACACCTTCCCCCACCACCAAAACGGCACCGTATCGCGTCCGCCGCCGTTGGATTACGACGAGATACTCTCGCTCAAGTGCTCTCCTCCTGAAACCTACACTTCCTTAAAAGACATCCTCCCCGTCTCGGCCGCCGTGAGCTCCCCCACCACCGCCTCCGCCGCCGCCGTGTCGTCCGGGTACGAGATCTCAATCCGCAACCGCCTCGTCAAGCAGGCCGCTTGGGCCTACCTCCAGCCCATGTCGTCCTCGCCGGGCTCCTCCGGCCCACACTTCCTCCACCGCCTCTGGCTCTCGTTCCTCTCTTTCTTCAAACGACACGTCGTTCCCGGCTTCTCCTATCTCCTCCACCAG CTTGGTGTTGCCTTGGGCTAG
- the LOC115953839 gene encoding zinc finger HIT domain-containing protein 3 isoform X2: MGPRKCEVCNEALSKYKCPSCLVPYCSLVCFKKHKEIPCAKPVSSEGKPTPVLESLVERPLTAEQPGDVLQKLQLEAIASSSEIRDALKDGNLQKLIYNIDGSPDAENELDKAMGVEVFRTFTEKILSAASASSQL; the protein is encoded by the exons ATGGGTCCTCGAAAGTGTGAAGTCTGCAATGAAGCCCTTTCTAAGTACAAGTGTCCCTCATGTCTTGTTCCTTA TTGTTCCCTTGTCTGTTTCAAGAAACACAAAG AAATCCCTTGTGCTAAGCCAGTATCATCTGAGGGAAAACCAA CTCCTGTTCTGGAATCACTTGTAGAGAGACCATTGACTGCTGAACAACCCGGGGATGTGCTGCAAAAGTTGCAACTAGAGGCTAtag CTTCTTCCAGTGAAATTCGAGATGCTTTGAAGGATGGAAACCTCCAGAAACTCATCTACAATATTGATGGTTCCCCAGATGCAGAGAAT GAACTTGATAAAGCTATGGGAGTGGAGGTGTTTCGCACATTCACTGAAAAG ATTCTATCTGCTGCAAGTGCAAGCAGTCAATTGTAA
- the LOC115953840 gene encoding HVA22-like protein j isoform X2, with amino-acid sequence MLGDFITRCLVLILGYAYPALECYKTMEKNRVDIEELRFWCQYWIIVAMLTILERIGDIFISWVPMYGELKLALFIYLWYPKTKGSGYVYETVLRPFVSKREPDIDRKMQEWRLRAWDLAIFYYQNCSELGQSAFFQVVEYLMGQSARFKHSRTESQARSTWWRR; translated from the exons ATGCTGGGAGATTTCATAACCAGATGTCTTGT GCTGATTCTGGGGTATGCATATCCTGCATTGGAGTGTTACAAAACGATGGAGAAGAACAGGGTCGATATTGAAGAACTCCGGTTTTGGTGTCAATATTG GATCATTGTGGCTATGCTCACAATTCTTGAGAGGATTGGGGATATATTCATTTCATG GGTGCCCATGTATGGTGAGCTGAAGCTGGCACTCTTTATCTATCTATGGTATCCCAAAACCAAG GGAAGCGGCTATGTCTATGAAACCGTGTTGCGGCCTTTCGTGTCTAAGCGCGAACCAGACATTGACAGGAAGATGCAGGAGTGGAGGTTAAGGGCCTGGGATTTGGCCATTTTCTATTATCAAAACTGCTCCGAATTAGGACAGTCAGCATTCTTCCAAGTCGTTGAGTACTTGATGGGTCAGTCTGCAAGGTTCAAACACTCTCGCACAGAG TCACAGGCGCGGAGTACCTGGTGGAGGAGATAG
- the LOC115953841 gene encoding uncharacterized protein LOC115953841 isoform X1, which translates to MDDPAATNSDPPQPSPPQQTQSKLSSTRRRRHSIATSVVVPTRLSFSAAAAAATTTKPLQSFNTFPHHQNGTVSRPPPLDYDEILSLKCSPPETYTSLKDILPVSAAVSSPTTASAAAVSSGYEISIRNRLVKQAAWAYLQPMSSSPGSSGPHFLHRLWLSFLSFFKRHVVPGFSYLLHQGNEDMHRGMRGQDGIREPTSVRECLNLAD; encoded by the exons ATGGACGACCCCGCCGCCACAAATTCAGACCCACCGCAGCCCTCGCCGCCGCAACAAACTCAATCGAAACTATCATCAACTCGCCGCCGCAGGCACTCGATCGCCACCTCCGTAGTTGTCCCCACAAGACTCTCCTTctccgccgccgccgccgccgcaaCAACGACGAAACCGCTCCAAAGCTTCAACACCTTCCCCCACCACCAAAACGGCACCGTATCGCGTCCGCCGCCGTTGGATTACGACGAGATACTCTCGCTCAAGTGCTCTCCTCCTGAAACCTACACTTCCTTAAAAGACATCCTCCCCGTCTCGGCCGCCGTGAGCTCCCCCACCACCGCCTCCGCCGCCGCCGTGTCGTCCGGGTACGAGATCTCAATCCGCAACCGCCTCGTCAAGCAGGCCGCTTGGGCCTACCTCCAGCCCATGTCGTCCTCGCCGGGCTCCTCCGGCCCACACTTCCTCCACCGCCTCTGGCTCTCGTTCCTCTCTTTCTTCAAACGACACGTCGTTCCCGGCTTCTCCTATCTCCTCCACCAG GGGAATGAAGATATGCACAGGGGAATGAGGGGACAAGATGGAATAAGAGAACCTACCTCTGTGCGAGAGTGTTTGAACCTTGCAGACTGA